ACTCCGGTTGATTCGGATGGAAACCCTATTTTTTACGCCCTTCCAGCGAGCTTTGAAAGCGCCGCCAATGACGGGGAGCGGTATCGCTGGCTATTGAACTATGCGGCAAAACGGAATCCTGAAGCGCAAAACGAGGCCTTATGGAAGCGGGCTGAGTATCTGCGGAGCCAGTTCGGCGTCCAGACCATGGCATTCCATTTCGCTTTGTTCGGAGCGACAAGCGGAGAAGAGGTTAAAGACGGGCCTTTTTCGGTGCACACCCTTTCGGAAAACGAGGCCATGGCCTCCTTGGCTACAGGAATAAAGCGATTTCCCCTTCCCAAGGAACACAACTTCATCCTCATCTATAAAAAAATCGCCGCCAATGGAGGGGATTACGCCTGGGACTCCTTGAACGTCCTCGCATCCACTTTTGAAAACCGCCGGCAATATCCCAAGGCAGTTAAAATTCGTAAAGAAATGATTGAACGATTCCCCGCAAGGCAAGGAAAGCAACGGGATAAGCTGGAGCAGCTTACCGGCCCCTTGGGGGAGTTTGAGTACTGCACCCCACAGCCCGCCGGCAGGGAAGCGGAAGTCGGCTTTACATTTCGCAACGGCAAAAAGGTTCATTTCAAAGCTGTCGAGGTCGATGAGAAAAAATTCATTGAAGATGTTAAAGAATACATCCGGGGCTCCAAAGGAGTTCCTGATTTTAAAACAACGAGTATTGACAATATTGCCCATCGAATAATCCAAAACGGCGAAACTAAATATCTTGGGAAAAAAGCGGCGGAGTGGGACCTTTCTCTAAAGCCGATGAAAGATCATTTTGACAAAAGGATCTCCGTAAAAACGCCTTTGAAAAAGGCCGGGGTCTACCTCCTTACCGCACAAATGGAGAATGGAAACACTTCCAATATCGTGATCAGAATTGCCGATACAACCATTGTGCAAAAAAACATGGACGGCAAGGAAATGTTTCTGGTGTGCGACGCCCGGACGGGCGAGCCTCTGGAAGGCATGCAAGTGGATTTCTTCTGGTACAACTTTACCGGATCGAACAAAAAATTCATAATCGACGAGGCGACAAAAACCACCGATCGAAACGGCCTCGTTTACATTGACGACCTGCGGGAACGTGGAACCCATGGGGCCATTATCACCGCAGTGAATAGCCAGGGGCGCCTGGCCCATTTGTCGCAATTCAGCTATTGGGTGCGCAGCAAGCAACTTGACAACCTGGATCGCACCCGGGCCTTCGGCATTACGGACAGGCCGGTTTACCAGCCGGGCCAGACCGTGCATTACAAGTTCTGGGTGCGGCAGGCAAGGTACGACCTGGGCGAAAAGTCGGTGTACGCCGGCAAATCCTTCACGATTGAGGGAGTGGACCCCAAAAACACGACTATAATCAACAGTACAAAAGTAGCGGACGAATACGGCGGAGTGGAGGGTGAATACACCCTGCCCGATGAAGCGCCCCTGGGGAGGTATTACTTCTATATAGGCTCCCATGGACGCATCTCATTCCGGGTGGAGGAATACAAAAAGCCGGAATTTGAGGTTAAGGTGGAAGCGCCCAAAGAGCCCATCGCTTTGGGCGAGACGATTCCCGTGGAAGTCAAGGCGGATTACTATTTCGGCGCGCCGGTCCAGGAGGCCAAGGTCAGCTACAAGGTTCTGCGGTCCGAGTATAATCAAGGCTGGTTTCCCTGGGGCGCCTGGGACTGGCTGTACGGCGCCGGGTATTGGTGGTTTGGCTACGATTATGACTGGTATCCCGGGTGGACCAAGTGGGGCTGCAATCGTCCCAGATGGTCGTGGTGGTGGCATGATGCTCACATGCCGCCGGAAGTCGTGGCCGAGGGCCAGGGCTTGACCGATGAGAACGGCGTACTGAAGCTGCCCATTGATACGGCTTTGGCCAAAGAGCTAAGGGGCGACACGGATCATCGCTATGAAATCACCGTAGTGGTCACGGACAAGTCCCGCCGGACCATCGTGGGAAAAGGTTCGGTGATTGCCGCCCGGAATCCCTTTAAGGTATACGCCTGGGTGAACAAAGGCCATTACTTTGTGGGCGACGTGGTCAAGGCCGATTTTTCCGCCCAGACCCCGGACGGCAAGCCTGTGTCCGGTGCGGGCAAGGCGGTTCTGTACAAGATTGCCCGCAAGAACGGAAAGCCATCGGAAAGGGCCGTCAGGGAATGGGATCTCAAGGTCGAAAATGACGGCCGTGCAAAACTCAAGATGGACGCCTCAAAGGCTGGTCAGTACCGCATCGCCCTCAGCGTGACGGACGCCAAAGGCCGCACCCAGGAAGGCGGATACGTGTTCTGCGTCATGGGGGACAAGGACACGGGCAGGAATTTCGTCTTCGACCATATAGAACTTGTTCCTGACTTGCGGGAATACGTTCCTGGAGACAAGGTGCGGCTGCGCATCAACACCCGGGCCAAGGACTCCACGGTGCTCTTGTTTATCAGGCCGGAAAGCGTCGACGGGTATCCCAAACCCAAGGTTTTGCGCATTAACGGAAACAGCACGGTTCAGGAAATTGAAGTCAGCAAAACGGACATGCCCAATTTCTTTGTGGAGGCCCTGACCGTCCACGACGGCAAGGTGTACTCCGAAACCCGGCGGATTGTGGTTCCGCCGGAAAGTCGCGTGTGCAATGTGGAAGTTCTGCCCTCCGCGGAAAAATACAAGCCCGGCCAGAAAGCCAGAATCGACCTGCGTCTGACCGGCATGGACGGCGAGCCTTTTAGAGGAAGTACGGTGCTGACGGTATACGACAAAGCCGTGGAGTACATCTCCGGCGGCTCCAATGTGCAGAATATTCGTAATTTCTTCTGGAAGTGGGTTAGGCATCATTATCCAGTGACGGAACACAACCTCAGAATTCAAGAGCGTAACCTTGTCCCAAGATATTCTGTTTCCATGGGGGTTTTGGGAATATTCGGGAATATTCCAGCGCCGGACGACACCCTTGAAAACGAAAAGGTCGGAAAGAATGGCGGAATCGTTATGAAAAAAGGCAACATGATGCGAGGCCGATCCGCCGCAAGCTCATCCATGCTTGCCGCAGCCCCAAAGGAATTCATTCCCATTAACTTTACCGATGCAGACGAATTGCAGGCAAACGTTAGTGGAGCCTTTGCGGAAGCGGGCGGCGCCGGGGCCTCGGAGGAAAGCGTCCACGTGCGCACGGAATTTGCGGACACGGCTTTTTGGGCCGGATCATTGGAGACGGATAAAAACGGGCATGCCCAGGTGGAATTTGACATGCCGGAAAACCTGACCGCCTGGAAGATCAAGGTCTGGGCCATGGGCCACGGCACCCGGGTGGGCCAGGGGGAAGCCGAGGTCGTCACCTCCAAGGACCTGCTGCTGCGGCTACAGGCGCCCCGATTTTTCGTGCAGGGGGATGAGGTGGTGCTTTCGGCCAACATCCACAATTATTTGGACGACCGGGTTTCGGTCAGGGCCGTCCTTGAAGTGGACGGCAGCTGCCTGGAATTGGAACGAGGCGCCAATAAGATCCTGCCGCTCGACCCCAACAGCGAAAAACGCGTGGACTGGCGAGTGAAGGTCGTCAAGGAAGGCGAGGCCATCGTGCGCATGAAGGCGATTTCCGCCAGGGAATCGGACGCCATGGAAATGCGCTTTCCCGTCTACGTTCACGGCATGGAAAAAACCGAGACCTTCAGCGGCGTCATCCGGCCGGATCAAAACTCCAGCGCGTTCACCATTGACGTTCCCCAGGCGAGACGGCCCGAGGCCTCCCGTCTGGAGGTGAGGTACTCCCCCACCCTGGCGGGAGCCATGATCGACGCCCTGCCCTATCTGGCCAATTATCCCTACGGCTGCACCGAGCAGACTTTGAACCGGTTTCTGCCCACAGCCATCACCCTGAACCTGCTGGAAAGCAAGGGCGTCGACCTGAAAGCCCTCAAAGACAAGCACACTAACCTGAACGCCCAGGAAATGGGAGACTCGGCGGAACGCGCCGCCCAATGGAAGCAGTGGGACGAAAACCCGGTGTACGATCCGGCCAAGGTCCGGGACATGGTGCGGAAAGGCGGGGACAAACTGGCCTCCATGCAGAATTCCGACGGCGGCTGGGGCTGGTTTTCCGGTTGGGGGGAGCGCTCCTACCCCCATACCACGGCCACGGTGGTCCGGGGGTTGATGAAGGCCAAGGAAGCCGCGGCGGACGTTCCTCAAGCCGTGCTCACACAAGGTCTTGCCTGGCTGGAACGTTACCAAGAAGAGCAACTGACCAAGCTGAACAACGCGGCCTCCAAAACAAAGCCCTATAAGGTATACGCTGATAACACCGACGCCTATATCTTCATGATCCTGGCCCAGGCCGGTCAGGGAAATCAGGCGATGAAAGACTACCTCATGCGGGATAAAACCCATCTTTCGGTCTACGGCCTGACCTTGCTGGGAGCCGGACTCCACGCCATGGAGGAAAACGAGGACCTCGGCCGAGTCATGAAGAACCTCAGCCAATACCTGGTTTGCGACGACGAAAACCAGACCTGTTACCTGGAAATGGGCTCAGGCGGGTATTGGTGGTACTGGTACGGAGACCAGATGGAAGCCAATGCCTGGTACTTGAAACTCCTGGCCGCAACCGGCTTTGAAGGCGATAAGGAAAAGCAAAACCAGGCCGCCGGGCTGGTCAAGTATCTCCTGAATAACCGGAAGCACGGCGCCCGCTGGAAATCCACCCGCGATACGGCCTTGTGCATCGAGGCCCTGGCCGACTACCTGAAAGCCTCGGGCGAAGACGCCCCGGACATGAAGATATCCGTTTACGTGGACGGTAAGTTAAAAAAAGAAGTCGCCGTCAACCAAACCAACCTTATGGACTTTGACAATGTATTCGTCCTGGAAGGGGATGAAATCTCCTCGGGCAAGCATGAAATCAGGCTGGAGCGCAAAGGCAAGGGGCCGGTTTATTTCAATGCCTGGATGAGCAACTTCACCCTGGAGGACGACATCAAGGCCGCCGGCCTGGAAATCAAGGTGGATCGCAAACTCTACCTGCTCAAACCCATAGACAAGACCATCAAAGACGCGGGCGCCCGCGGCCAGGTTCTGGACCGCAAGGTGGAAAAATACGAACGCGTGGAGCTAAGCAACCTGGACATGCTCCAAAGCGGAGACCTTGTGGAAGTGGAGCTGACCGTGCAAAGCAAGAACGATTACGAGTATCTTGTGTTTGAAGATTACAAGCCCGCCGGGTTCGAGCCCGTGGAAGTGCGCAGCGGCTACACCGGCGCAGGCATGGGCGCCTACGTGGAATACCGGGACGAACGGGTTGCCTTTTTCTGCCGGTCCGTGCTCAGGGGGACCCATAACCTGTCCTACCGGATGCGGGCGGAAATCCCGGGCAGGTTCTCAGCCCTGCCCGCCAAGGCCCACGCCATGTACGCGCCCGAGCTGAAGGCCAATTCCGACGAAATCAAACTGCAAGTGGCGGATTGATGATCAGGAGGAGCTTTCCTTGCGGTACTGGGAAAGCTCCTTATACTTGGACCGGGCCCACACATGGTATTTGTCCGAGGGCTCGGTCAGCTTGATGACGGTGCGCAGGACTGCCTTGGATTCCTCCTGGGACTCAAAGCCCTCCCAGAGGATGTCCGCCTTTAACAAAAGGGCCTCGGGCCACTTGGGAGCCTTTTTCAACACCCGATTGACCATGGTCAGGGCCTCGCCATAGCGTTCGCTGTGCTTGGCGTACCGGATTTGCTGCATGTCGGATTCCAGGCGTTCGTACTTGGTCCAGTTGGCTTTCTTGCCGATGTAAACAATGCGTCCTACGTTGTCGGCGATTCCTTCTGTCAGCGCTCTCCACAGGCGGCCTGCCAACAAGCTGACCATGGCGCCGCAAAAGCATCCAATAAGCCCGCCCTGCTTTCCGCCGACCGCCATTCCGATCATCCCGCCCAGGATCAACAACGTCAGAAAAAACCCGAACAAAACGGCGTAAGACTGGGCCTCCCTGGCCGCATGGGCGTCCTTGATCTGCTTTTTGCCTTTGAAGTCGTAGGGTTCTACCATGGCGCGTTTCTTTCCTGAAAATGAAGTAAATAGTGGGCAAAAGTAGCATGATAGGGCGTCCGGCTCAAGGAATCATTTGAAGGCGCCGTTGCTGGGTTTCCGCCCTTGGCCAATAGAAGGCGATAGACCATGGATTACCCACAGGGATTATAGGGAGTGACGGATGGGAAAGCCGTCTGGGTGGGAATTTAGGGATGGGTCCTACCCTGCCTGGATTGCCCCCCTAAAAAAAACCGGAATTCAATTCACGTCATCCGCCCGCCGACCGTTCCCAACTCCAAACATCCTTTTGGGTCGCACCTTTTGTTGCTAAAGCAACCCAGGCATAAAACTGCCATGCCTGGGCCACCCGAAAAATGAGCGTCCACGGGGAGGCGCAACGATATTCCTTCGTTGGGCGGCGCGGGTTTATTTTAATGCTTAGGCGCAGGGTTTGCCCTGTCTGGGTCGCCCCATGGAATTTATGCTTAAAAATTTTACTTCCGTGCTTTCCGTGTTTTCCGTGGTTAAAACAACTTGCGCCATTATGCTTTTTGGGCGCATTTGACGCAGACGTCGGACTCGGGCATGAGCATGATCCGGCCTATGGGGATTTCCTCGTCGCAGATGGCGCAGTAGCCGAAATCCGGGTCGCCGATGTTGTCCAGGGCGCGCAGGAGGCCGTTCATTCGGGCCTTGGCGTTGGCCAGGGCCTTTTCATTCACGCTCTTGGCGTTGATGGCCTCCATGCGGGAGATTCTGCCTATGGCGTTGTCCGGGGAAATGGGGCGGGTGGCCTCTTCCAGGGAGGCGATATCCTTTTTCAGGATTTTGATCTGCTCCTGAATTTTTACTTTGAGGTCCTGCTTTTGTTTTTCGTCCATAATTCCTTAAAAGCCGGCCCGGCGCTGCAATTCAACGCCGGGCCGGAGTATTGCTTTGATTGACACTATTGGCGAAGATCCTTGCGGAGGATCTTACCCACGTTGGTCTTGGGCAATTCGTCCCGGAACTCATAGAACTTGGGAACCTTGTAGCCCGTGAAATTTTCCTTGCAGAAGGCCTTTAACTCCTCTTCAGTGAGGGAGGGATCCTTTGCAACCACAAAGAGCTTGACCAATTCCCCGCTCTTGGCGTCGGGCACGCCCACGGCCGCGCATTCCAAAACCTTGGGATGGCCGGCCACCACGTCTTCGATTTCGTTGGGATAGACGTTGAAGCCGGAAACCAGGATCATGTCCTTTTTCCGGTCCACCAGTTTGATGAAGCCTTCCTCGGTCATGAAGCCCATGTCGCCGGTCTTGAAAAAGCCGTCGCTCCAGAAGGCCTTTTCGGTTTCTTCGGGCCTTTTGTAGTATCCGCGGAACACCTGGGGGCCTTTGATGCAGATTTCCCCCACCTCGTTCAAGGGCAGGTCATTGCCGTCGTCGTCCCGGATGGCGAACAGGGTGGAGGATATGGGCAGGCCGATGTAGCCGTTATAGGCCTTCAGGTCCATGCGGTTGATGGAAGCGGCCGGCGAGGTTTCGGTGAGACCGTAGGCTTCGACCAGGGGCTTGCCGGTGATTTCCTTCCATTTGAGGGCCACGGGCTCCTGGACCGCCATGCCGCCGCCCAGGGCCAGCTTAAAGCTGGAGAAGTCCACCTTGGCGAATTCGGGATCGTTGATCAAGGCGTTAAACAGCGTGTTGACGCCGGTCATGGAGGTGAACTTCCATTTGTTCAGTTCCTTGACAAAGCCCGGGATGTCCCTGGGATTGGTGATGAGCACGTTCAAGGCGCCAATGGACGAAAAGGTCAGGCAGTTGGCGGTCAGGGAAAAGATGTGGTAGAGCGGCAGGGGCGTAATCATGATTTCCTTGCCGTCCTCGATTTTTCCGCTGATCCACGCCCGGGCCTGGAGCACGTTGGCCACGATGTTCCTGTGCGTCAACTCAGCGCCCTTGGAAACGCCCGTAGTGCCGCCGGTGTATTGCAGGAAGGCCAGGTCGTCCAAAGTAATCTTCGCCGGCTTGTAGGTCGCAGAATTTCCCTTGGCCAAAGCCGCCTTGAACTTCATGGCGTTGGGCAGGCTGAACGGCGGCACCATCTTCTTCACGCGTTTGATGACCGTGTTGACCAGCAGGCTCTTGGGGAATCCCAGCATGTCGCCGATTTCCGTGATCATGACGTGCTTGACGGGCGTATTGCCGAGCACCTGCTGCAGGACGCTGGCCGAGTTGGCGAAAATCAGGATGGCTTCGGCGCCCGAGTCGTTCAACTGATGCTCCAACTCCCTGGCCGTGTACAGGGGGTTGACGTTGACCGCCACCATGCCGGCGCGAAGAATTCCAAACAGGGCAATGGGATACTGCAGGACATTGGGCATCATCAGGGCCACCCTGGCGCCCTGCTTCAGCCCCAGGTCGTTCTGGAGAAAACTGGCGAACTTTTTGCTCAACTCGTTTAATTCATCATAGGTAATGCTCTTGCCCATTTGGTGAAAAGCGGGTTTGGGACCGAATTTGGCGTAAGCCTGGTCCATAATATCAGGAATGGAGCTGTACTCGCTCAGATCGATTTCTTCCGGGACTCCGTCCTGATAGTTTTTCAGCCAGATTTTTTCCATGGTTGTTCTCCCCCTAAAAACAAATTGTGAATGGTTGGTCGTGCGGCAAAGCCGCGGATTGGATTAAAGCAGAATAATTCAAGCGATTATTCTATCATAAGCAAAATGAATAGGGAATATTTTTCGAACGGGATTCTTTGAAAATCCCCGAGCAGCCCCTTCCCCCCTTGGGCCATACCGGTTTTATGATTGCACACTCAGCTGATAGTTTTTTTTGGCCATAGGCGCCGGATCAAAACCGGCCGCCTTAGGTTGTTAAGGCCAAAAAATCTTTTCATCCACTACGACAAGCGTGGGCCTGGAGTAGTACAAACGGGCCTTGTACACGTCATGTCCGGGAGTTAATGTCATTGTTTGGGTGAATTGCTGATGGGGCTCCAATTTCACCATGAACCCTCCCGCCGGGGCGAAATCCACAGAGCCGTCCGCCTGGCTCGTCCCTTTGAGCACCTGCACCCCAAAACCGGCGTGGTCGTCAATTTTATAGTTGGAATGGTTTTCCATGTCTATGCGGACGCCGCCTTCTGCCACGCTGATGTTTTTAATCTTCACATCAGGCGCCGGCATGTCAGGAAGCGTGGATGTTCTTGAGGCCCATTCCTTGTCCTTCCCTTTTACAGCCGCCTTTATGCCAATCGCATATCCGGTCCTGACAACCCGGCCGCCAATAGTCTTTTCTTCACCGGGGGCCAACAGGCCTATTTCCTTGCCGGCTTCCGCCGTATCCCACCGGAACT
The Desulfatibacillum aliphaticivorans DSM 15576 DNA segment above includes these coding regions:
- a CDS encoding alpha-2-macroglobulin family protein, encoding MQIKPFLVVVFILLLVAPAAFSQSANHESPFHQAEKQRREGNYKDALDLYEQLIKDQNSGPEQAASSIQNAVACMQRLGRLKEADGLLEKAVEIHKDQWRVLHRAAETYFSLDHNGCLVSGKFERGPHRGGCDHVDASERDRVRALQLMKQALDILPDDADKNDAGRFYFRFADMIQGYTGLDGAWKFQYATDLEVLPDYEEGYWRNYGYGNTKTPVDSDGNPIFYALPASFESAANDGERYRWLLNYAAKRNPEAQNEALWKRAEYLRSQFGVQTMAFHFALFGATSGEEVKDGPFSVHTLSENEAMASLATGIKRFPLPKEHNFILIYKKIAANGGDYAWDSLNVLASTFENRRQYPKAVKIRKEMIERFPARQGKQRDKLEQLTGPLGEFEYCTPQPAGREAEVGFTFRNGKKVHFKAVEVDEKKFIEDVKEYIRGSKGVPDFKTTSIDNIAHRIIQNGETKYLGKKAAEWDLSLKPMKDHFDKRISVKTPLKKAGVYLLTAQMENGNTSNIVIRIADTTIVQKNMDGKEMFLVCDARTGEPLEGMQVDFFWYNFTGSNKKFIIDEATKTTDRNGLVYIDDLRERGTHGAIITAVNSQGRLAHLSQFSYWVRSKQLDNLDRTRAFGITDRPVYQPGQTVHYKFWVRQARYDLGEKSVYAGKSFTIEGVDPKNTTIINSTKVADEYGGVEGEYTLPDEAPLGRYYFYIGSHGRISFRVEEYKKPEFEVKVEAPKEPIALGETIPVEVKADYYFGAPVQEAKVSYKVLRSEYNQGWFPWGAWDWLYGAGYWWFGYDYDWYPGWTKWGCNRPRWSWWWHDAHMPPEVVAEGQGLTDENGVLKLPIDTALAKELRGDTDHRYEITVVVTDKSRRTIVGKGSVIAARNPFKVYAWVNKGHYFVGDVVKADFSAQTPDGKPVSGAGKAVLYKIARKNGKPSERAVREWDLKVENDGRAKLKMDASKAGQYRIALSVTDAKGRTQEGGYVFCVMGDKDTGRNFVFDHIELVPDLREYVPGDKVRLRINTRAKDSTVLLFIRPESVDGYPKPKVLRINGNSTVQEIEVSKTDMPNFFVEALTVHDGKVYSETRRIVVPPESRVCNVEVLPSAEKYKPGQKARIDLRLTGMDGEPFRGSTVLTVYDKAVEYISGGSNVQNIRNFFWKWVRHHYPVTEHNLRIQERNLVPRYSVSMGVLGIFGNIPAPDDTLENEKVGKNGGIVMKKGNMMRGRSAASSSMLAAAPKEFIPINFTDADELQANVSGAFAEAGGAGASEESVHVRTEFADTAFWAGSLETDKNGHAQVEFDMPENLTAWKIKVWAMGHGTRVGQGEAEVVTSKDLLLRLQAPRFFVQGDEVVLSANIHNYLDDRVSVRAVLEVDGSCLELERGANKILPLDPNSEKRVDWRVKVVKEGEAIVRMKAISARESDAMEMRFPVYVHGMEKTETFSGVIRPDQNSSAFTIDVPQARRPEASRLEVRYSPTLAGAMIDALPYLANYPYGCTEQTLNRFLPTAITLNLLESKGVDLKALKDKHTNLNAQEMGDSAERAAQWKQWDENPVYDPAKVRDMVRKGGDKLASMQNSDGGWGWFSGWGERSYPHTTATVVRGLMKAKEAAADVPQAVLTQGLAWLERYQEEQLTKLNNAASKTKPYKVYADNTDAYIFMILAQAGQGNQAMKDYLMRDKTHLSVYGLTLLGAGLHAMEENEDLGRVMKNLSQYLVCDDENQTCYLEMGSGGYWWYWYGDQMEANAWYLKLLAATGFEGDKEKQNQAAGLVKYLLNNRKHGARWKSTRDTALCIEALADYLKASGEDAPDMKISVYVDGKLKKEVAVNQTNLMDFDNVFVLEGDEISSGKHEIRLERKGKGPVYFNAWMSNFTLEDDIKAAGLEIKVDRKLYLLKPIDKTIKDAGARGQVLDRKVEKYERVELSNLDMLQSGDLVEVELTVQSKNDYEYLVFEDYKPAGFEPVEVRSGYTGAGMGAYVEYRDERVAFFCRSVLRGTHNLSYRMRAEIPGRFSALPAKAHAMYAPELKANSDEIKLQVAD
- a CDS encoding TraR/DksA family transcriptional regulator; amino-acid sequence: MDEKQKQDLKVKIQEQIKILKKDIASLEEATRPISPDNAIGRISRMEAINAKSVNEKALANAKARMNGLLRALDNIGDPDFGYCAICDEEIPIGRIMLMPESDVCVKCAQKA
- a CDS encoding AMP-binding protein, coding for MEKIWLKNYQDGVPEEIDLSEYSSIPDIMDQAYAKFGPKPAFHQMGKSITYDELNELSKKFASFLQNDLGLKQGARVALMMPNVLQYPIALFGILRAGMVAVNVNPLYTARELEHQLNDSGAEAILIFANSASVLQQVLGNTPVKHVMITEIGDMLGFPKSLLVNTVIKRVKKMVPPFSLPNAMKFKAALAKGNSATYKPAKITLDDLAFLQYTGGTTGVSKGAELTHRNIVANVLQARAWISGKIEDGKEIMITPLPLYHIFSLTANCLTFSSIGALNVLITNPRDIPGFVKELNKWKFTSMTGVNTLFNALINDPEFAKVDFSSFKLALGGGMAVQEPVALKWKEITGKPLVEAYGLTETSPAASINRMDLKAYNGYIGLPISSTLFAIRDDDGNDLPLNEVGEICIKGPQVFRGYYKRPEETEKAFWSDGFFKTGDMGFMTEEGFIKLVDRKKDMILVSGFNVYPNEIEDVVAGHPKVLECAAVGVPDAKSGELVKLFVVAKDPSLTEEELKAFCKENFTGYKVPKFYEFRDELPKTNVGKILRKDLRQ